A window from Cygnus olor isolate bCygOlo1 chromosome 13, bCygOlo1.pri.v2, whole genome shotgun sequence encodes these proteins:
- the LAMP2 gene encoding lysosome-associated membrane glycoprotein 2 isoform X4, with amino-acid sequence METRRGPAALLPLPPLLLLLLLLLGASDFFQSYAVEVDVKDASNVTCLYAQWMMKFLIKYETNSSDYKNASLDLPSTVTHDGSVCGNDTQAALLAVQFGDGHSWSVNFTETNETYQADFITFTYNTNDAAVFPDAKRKGPVTVVVKDSMHPVQINNVFVCHHTTSFEAENVTQFFWNITMQPFVQNGTIGKTETRCHADTPTAAPTVVPTAANVTTTSTTTSSPAPTAAPKPVENPVTGNYSLQSGNKTCLLATVGLQLNVSQDKPLLININPKTTSADGTCGNTSATLKLNDGNSTLIDFTFIVNASASVRKFYLKEVNVTLLNHLNGSVILNADNNNFSKWDAFLGNSYMCRKEQTLQINEDLQVHTFNLWVQPFLVKENKFAIACTAYAIITLKLPSRLLPKDKII; translated from the exons ATGGAGACGcgccggggccccgccgccctgctccccctccccccgctgctgctgctgctgctgctgctgctgggcgcCTCCG ATTTTTTCCAGTCCTATGCAGTGGAAGTAGATGTAAAGGATGCCTCTAACGTTACGTGCTTGTATGCACAATGGATGATGAAATTCTtgataaaatatgaaacaaacagTAGTGATTAT aaaaatgcaagtttgGATTTGCCATCTACTGTGACACACGATGGAAGTGTCTGTGGCAATGACACACAAGCTGCACTTCTGGCAGTACAGTTTGGAGATGGTCACTCTTGGAGTGTTAACTTTACAGAAACTAACGAAACTTACCAGGCTGACTTTATCACGTTTACCTACAACACCAATGatgctgctgtatttcctgATGCTAAAAGAAAAG GGCCTGTTACAGTTGTCGTAAAGGATTCTATGCATCCAGTTCAAATAAATAATGTCTTCGTGTGTCATCATACTACCTcttttgaagcagaaaatgtaACGCAGTTTTTCTGGAATATTACTATGCAGCCTTTTGTTCAGAATGGCACAATTGGTAAAACAG AGACTAGATGTCATGCTGATACGCCCACTGCTGCACCTACTGTTGTGCCTACTGCTGCCAATGTAACTACCACATCCACCACCACTTCATCACCTGCTCCAACCGCTGCTCCCAAACCTGTTGAGAATCCAGTCACAGGAAACTATTCTCTTCaatctggaaataaaacttgTCTTCTGGCTactgtggggctgcagctgaATGTTTCCCAAGACAAG CCTCTTTTGATCAACATCAATCCGAAAACAACTAGTGCGGATGGGACATGTGGGAACACATCAGCTACTCTGAAATTGAACGATGGAAACAGCACATTGATTGATTTCACGTTCATTGTT AATGCAAGTGCAAGTGTACGaaaattttatctgaaagagGTGAATGTTACACTACTCAACCACCTGAATGGTTCTG tcattttaaatgcagataACAACAACTTCAGCAAGTGGGATGCTTTCCTTGGTAATTCCTACATGTGTCGAAAAGAGCAGACTCTTCAGATTAATGAAGATCTTCAAGTACATACTTTTAATCTATGGGTTCAACCATTCCTCGTGAAGGAAAACAAGTTCGCAATAG CCTGCACTGCATATGCCATCATTACATTAAAGCTACCTTCACGTCTGCTAcctaaagacaaaataat CTGA
- the ATP1B4 gene encoding protein ATP1B4 isoform X1 encodes MSGPRCRWCRGPGDAVCCDPSAWVLITANGRSGWEHLHTAPTWVLTQLWEGLCHKTDPKDPSPGPGQAGSPSDSPVPQNSGVRVEVAASIPMGHAWVALTATCPLCSAGLILLFYFVFYTCLAGMFAFCMYVMLLTLSPYTPTYRDRVSPPGVMIRPYLNGFTIAFNISKRSTWQPYVDSMHHFLAAYDDKVQEEKNIECISGHYFIQGGNESEEKKACQFKRSLLQNCSGIEDQTFGYSRGQPCILLKMNRIIGYRPGAGVPVSVDCKVQKGNESDLRSVDFYPGNGTFDLMYYPYYGKITHVNYTSPLVAMHFTDVKRNSLVPIQCSLHGKGIVNDVNSDRFLGRIIFMLSIGK; translated from the exons ATGTCAGGGCCGAGATGCCGGTGGTGCCGCGGGCCGGGTGATGCCGTCTGCTGCGATCCCAGTGCCTGGGTCCTCATCACAGCCAACGGGAGGTCAGGGTGGGAGCACCTTCACACAGCCCCCACCTGGGTCCTGACCCAGCTCTGGGAAGGGCTGTGCCACAAAACAGATCCAAAGGATCCATCCCCAGGgcctgggcaggcagggagTCCATCCGACAGCCCCGTGCCCCAAAATTCTGGTGTCAGGGTGGAGGTGGCTGCCAGCATCCCCATGGGACATGCTTGGGTTGCACTGACAGCAACAtgccctctctgctctgcaggcctGATCTTACTGTTTTACTTCGTTTTTTACACGTGCCTGGCGGGGATGTTCGCCTTCTGCATGTACGTGATGCTGCTCACCCTGAGCCCCTACACACCCACCTACCGGGACCGCGTGTCTCCGCCAG GAGTGATGATCAGGCCGTACCTGAATGGATTCACCATCGCCTTCAACATCTCCAAGCGCAGCACGTGGCAGCCATACGTGGACAGCATGCACCACTTCCTAGCAG CTTATGATGACAAGGTTCAAGAGGAGAAGAACATTGAATGCATCTCGGGGCACTACTTCATCCAAGGGGGCAATGAGAGCGAAGAGAAGAAGGCCTGCCAGTTCAAGCGCTCGCTGCTGCAGAACTGCTCGGGAATCGAGGATCAAACATTTGGCTACTCCAGAGGCCAGCCCTGCATCCTGCTGAAGATGAACCGG atcaTAGGCTACCGCCCTGGCGCTGGGGTCCCCGTGAGCGTGGACTGCAAAGTGCAG AAAGGCAATGAGAGTGACCTGAGGTCAGTGGACTTCTACCCTGGGAATGGCACGTTTGACCTCATGTATTATCCCTACTACGGCAAGATCACACAC GTCAACTACACGTCCCCACTGGTGGCCATGCACTTCACAGATGTGAAGAGGAATTCTTTGGTCCCCATTCAGTGCAGCCTGCACGGGAAAGGGATCGTCAATGACGTTAACAGCGACCGCTTCCTGGGCCGGATCATCTTCATGCTCAGCATCGGGAAGTAG
- the LAMP2 gene encoding lysosome-associated membrane glycoprotein 2 isoform X3, whose protein sequence is METRRGPAALLPLPPLLLLLLLLLGASDFFQSYAVEVDVKDASNVTCLYAQWMMKFLIKYETNSSDYKNASLDLPSTVTHDGSVCGNDTQAALLAVQFGDGHSWSVNFTETNETYQADFITFTYNTNDAAVFPDAKRKGPVTVVVKDSMHPVQINNVFVCHHTTSFEAENVTQFFWNITMQPFVQNGTIGKTETRCHADTPTAAPTVVPTAANVTTTSTTTSSPAPTAAPKPVENPVTGNYSLQSGNKTCLLATVGLQLNVSQDKPLLININPKTTSADGTCGNTSATLKLNDGNSTLIDFTFIVNASASVRKFYLKEVNVTLLNHLNGSVILNADNNNFSKWDAFLGNSYMCRKEQTLQINEDLQVHTFNLWVQPFLVKENKFAIAQECSLDDDTILIPIVVGAALAGLIVIIVIAYIIGRRKSYAGYQTL, encoded by the exons ATGGAGACGcgccggggccccgccgccctgctccccctccccccgctgctgctgctgctgctgctgctgctgggcgcCTCCG ATTTTTTCCAGTCCTATGCAGTGGAAGTAGATGTAAAGGATGCCTCTAACGTTACGTGCTTGTATGCACAATGGATGATGAAATTCTtgataaaatatgaaacaaacagTAGTGATTAT aaaaatgcaagtttgGATTTGCCATCTACTGTGACACACGATGGAAGTGTCTGTGGCAATGACACACAAGCTGCACTTCTGGCAGTACAGTTTGGAGATGGTCACTCTTGGAGTGTTAACTTTACAGAAACTAACGAAACTTACCAGGCTGACTTTATCACGTTTACCTACAACACCAATGatgctgctgtatttcctgATGCTAAAAGAAAAG GGCCTGTTACAGTTGTCGTAAAGGATTCTATGCATCCAGTTCAAATAAATAATGTCTTCGTGTGTCATCATACTACCTcttttgaagcagaaaatgtaACGCAGTTTTTCTGGAATATTACTATGCAGCCTTTTGTTCAGAATGGCACAATTGGTAAAACAG AGACTAGATGTCATGCTGATACGCCCACTGCTGCACCTACTGTTGTGCCTACTGCTGCCAATGTAACTACCACATCCACCACCACTTCATCACCTGCTCCAACCGCTGCTCCCAAACCTGTTGAGAATCCAGTCACAGGAAACTATTCTCTTCaatctggaaataaaacttgTCTTCTGGCTactgtggggctgcagctgaATGTTTCCCAAGACAAG CCTCTTTTGATCAACATCAATCCGAAAACAACTAGTGCGGATGGGACATGTGGGAACACATCAGCTACTCTGAAATTGAACGATGGAAACAGCACATTGATTGATTTCACGTTCATTGTT AATGCAAGTGCAAGTGTACGaaaattttatctgaaagagGTGAATGTTACACTACTCAACCACCTGAATGGTTCTG tcattttaaatgcagataACAACAACTTCAGCAAGTGGGATGCTTTCCTTGGTAATTCCTACATGTGTCGAAAAGAGCAGACTCTTCAGATTAATGAAGATCTTCAAGTACATACTTTTAATCTATGGGTTCAACCATTCCTCGTGAAGGAAAACAAGTTCGCAATAG CCCAGGAGTGTTCGCTGGATGATGACACCATTCTAATCCCAATTGTAGTTGGTGCTGCACTTGCTGGCTTGATTGTCATTATAGTGATTGCTTACATAattggcagaagaaaaagctatgCTGGATATCAAACTTTGTGA
- the LAMP2 gene encoding lysosome-associated membrane glycoprotein 2 isoform X1 — protein sequence METRRGPAALLPLPPLLLLLLLLLGASDFFQSYAVEVDVKDASNVTCLYAQWMMKFLIKYETNSSDYKNASLDLPSTVTHDGSVCGNDTQAALLAVQFGDGHSWSVNFTETNETYQADFITFTYNTNDAAVFPDAKRKGPVTVVVKDSMHPVQINNVFVCHHTTSFEAENVTQFFWNITMQPFVQNGTIGKTETRCHADTPTAAPTVVPTAANVTTTSTTTSSPAPTAAPKPVENPVTGNYSLQSGNKTCLLATVGLQLNVSQDKPLLININPKTTSADGTCGNTSATLKLNDGNSTLIDFTFIVNASASVRKFYLKEVNVTLLNHLNGSVILNADNNNFSKWDAFLGNSYMCRKEQTLQINEDLQVHTFNLWVQPFLVKENKFAIAEDCSPEVDNFIVPIAVGAALGGLVVLVLMAYFFGHKKHRNAGYEQF from the exons ATGGAGACGcgccggggccccgccgccctgctccccctccccccgctgctgctgctgctgctgctgctgctgggcgcCTCCG ATTTTTTCCAGTCCTATGCAGTGGAAGTAGATGTAAAGGATGCCTCTAACGTTACGTGCTTGTATGCACAATGGATGATGAAATTCTtgataaaatatgaaacaaacagTAGTGATTAT aaaaatgcaagtttgGATTTGCCATCTACTGTGACACACGATGGAAGTGTCTGTGGCAATGACACACAAGCTGCACTTCTGGCAGTACAGTTTGGAGATGGTCACTCTTGGAGTGTTAACTTTACAGAAACTAACGAAACTTACCAGGCTGACTTTATCACGTTTACCTACAACACCAATGatgctgctgtatttcctgATGCTAAAAGAAAAG GGCCTGTTACAGTTGTCGTAAAGGATTCTATGCATCCAGTTCAAATAAATAATGTCTTCGTGTGTCATCATACTACCTcttttgaagcagaaaatgtaACGCAGTTTTTCTGGAATATTACTATGCAGCCTTTTGTTCAGAATGGCACAATTGGTAAAACAG AGACTAGATGTCATGCTGATACGCCCACTGCTGCACCTACTGTTGTGCCTACTGCTGCCAATGTAACTACCACATCCACCACCACTTCATCACCTGCTCCAACCGCTGCTCCCAAACCTGTTGAGAATCCAGTCACAGGAAACTATTCTCTTCaatctggaaataaaacttgTCTTCTGGCTactgtggggctgcagctgaATGTTTCCCAAGACAAG CCTCTTTTGATCAACATCAATCCGAAAACAACTAGTGCGGATGGGACATGTGGGAACACATCAGCTACTCTGAAATTGAACGATGGAAACAGCACATTGATTGATTTCACGTTCATTGTT AATGCAAGTGCAAGTGTACGaaaattttatctgaaagagGTGAATGTTACACTACTCAACCACCTGAATGGTTCTG tcattttaaatgcagataACAACAACTTCAGCAAGTGGGATGCTTTCCTTGGTAATTCCTACATGTGTCGAAAAGAGCAGACTCTTCAGATTAATGAAGATCTTCAAGTACATACTTTTAATCTATGGGTTCAACCATTCCTCGTGAAGGAAAACAAGTTCGCAATAG CTGAAGACTGCAGCCCAGAGGTGGACAACTTCATTGTACCCATAGCAGTAGGAGCAGCTTTGGGAGGATTAGTTGTCCTAGTACTTATGGCTTACTTTTTTGGCCACAAGAAACACCGTAATGCTGGATACGAGcaattttaa
- the LAMP2 gene encoding lysosome-associated membrane glycoprotein 2 isoform X2, giving the protein METRRGPAALLPLPPLLLLLLLLLGASDFFQSYAVEVDVKDASNVTCLYAQWMMKFLIKYETNSSDYKNASLDLPSTVTHDGSVCGNDTQAALLAVQFGDGHSWSVNFTETNETYQADFITFTYNTNDAAVFPDAKRKGPVTVVVKDSMHPVQINNVFVCHHTTSFEAENVTQFFWNITMQPFVQNGTIGKTETRCHADTPTAAPTVVPTAANVTTTSTTTSSPAPTAAPKPVENPVTGNYSLQSGNKTCLLATVGLQLNVSQDKPLLININPKTTSADGTCGNTSATLKLNDGNSTLIDFTFIVNASASVRKFYLKEVNVTLLNHLNGSVILNADNNNFSKWDAFLGNSYMCRKEQTLQINEDLQVHTFNLWVQPFLVKENKFAIAEECLADSDLNFLIPIVVGMALGFLIILVFISYIIGRRKSRTGYQSV; this is encoded by the exons ATGGAGACGcgccggggccccgccgccctgctccccctccccccgctgctgctgctgctgctgctgctgctgggcgcCTCCG ATTTTTTCCAGTCCTATGCAGTGGAAGTAGATGTAAAGGATGCCTCTAACGTTACGTGCTTGTATGCACAATGGATGATGAAATTCTtgataaaatatgaaacaaacagTAGTGATTAT aaaaatgcaagtttgGATTTGCCATCTACTGTGACACACGATGGAAGTGTCTGTGGCAATGACACACAAGCTGCACTTCTGGCAGTACAGTTTGGAGATGGTCACTCTTGGAGTGTTAACTTTACAGAAACTAACGAAACTTACCAGGCTGACTTTATCACGTTTACCTACAACACCAATGatgctgctgtatttcctgATGCTAAAAGAAAAG GGCCTGTTACAGTTGTCGTAAAGGATTCTATGCATCCAGTTCAAATAAATAATGTCTTCGTGTGTCATCATACTACCTcttttgaagcagaaaatgtaACGCAGTTTTTCTGGAATATTACTATGCAGCCTTTTGTTCAGAATGGCACAATTGGTAAAACAG AGACTAGATGTCATGCTGATACGCCCACTGCTGCACCTACTGTTGTGCCTACTGCTGCCAATGTAACTACCACATCCACCACCACTTCATCACCTGCTCCAACCGCTGCTCCCAAACCTGTTGAGAATCCAGTCACAGGAAACTATTCTCTTCaatctggaaataaaacttgTCTTCTGGCTactgtggggctgcagctgaATGTTTCCCAAGACAAG CCTCTTTTGATCAACATCAATCCGAAAACAACTAGTGCGGATGGGACATGTGGGAACACATCAGCTACTCTGAAATTGAACGATGGAAACAGCACATTGATTGATTTCACGTTCATTGTT AATGCAAGTGCAAGTGTACGaaaattttatctgaaagagGTGAATGTTACACTACTCAACCACCTGAATGGTTCTG tcattttaaatgcagataACAACAACTTCAGCAAGTGGGATGCTTTCCTTGGTAATTCCTACATGTGTCGAAAAGAGCAGACTCTTCAGATTAATGAAGATCTTCAAGTACATACTTTTAATCTATGGGTTCAACCATTCCTCGTGAAGGAAAACAAGTTCGCAATAG CCGAAGAATGCCTTGCTGATTCTGACCTGAACTTTCTTATTCCCATCGTGGTGGGCATGGCACTTGGCTTCCTTATCATTCTTGTCTTTATATCTTATATCattggaagaaggaaaagtcGTACTGGCTATCAGTCCGTATAA
- the ATP1B4 gene encoding protein ATP1B4 isoform X2, whose product MEVNAASPGGKRPENKDEEKVQDPNTGEAETKAEMGNKTWADLAREMKTFLWNPEERTCLGRTAKSWGLILLFYFVFYTCLAGMFAFCMYVMLLTLSPYTPTYRDRVSPPGVMIRPYLNGFTIAFNISKRSTWQPYVDSMHHFLAAYDDKVQEEKNIECISGHYFIQGGNESEEKKACQFKRSLLQNCSGIEDQTFGYSRGQPCILLKMNRIIGYRPGAGVPVSVDCKVQKGNESDLRSVDFYPGNGTFDLMYYPYYGKITHVNYTSPLVAMHFTDVKRNSLVPIQCSLHGKGIVNDVNSDRFLGRIIFMLSIGK is encoded by the exons atggaggtgaacGCTGCCTCCCCAGGAGGCAAAAGGCCG GAAAATAAGGATGAAGAGAAAGTGCAGGATCCCAACACAGGGGAAGCAGAGACCAAGGCAGAGATGGGGAACAAAACTTGGGCAGACCTGGCCAGGGAGATGAAGACCTTCCTGTGGAACCCAGAAGAGAGAACCTGCCTGGGGAGAACAGCCAAGAGCTGGG gcctGATCTTACTGTTTTACTTCGTTTTTTACACGTGCCTGGCGGGGATGTTCGCCTTCTGCATGTACGTGATGCTGCTCACCCTGAGCCCCTACACACCCACCTACCGGGACCGCGTGTCTCCGCCAG GAGTGATGATCAGGCCGTACCTGAATGGATTCACCATCGCCTTCAACATCTCCAAGCGCAGCACGTGGCAGCCATACGTGGACAGCATGCACCACTTCCTAGCAG CTTATGATGACAAGGTTCAAGAGGAGAAGAACATTGAATGCATCTCGGGGCACTACTTCATCCAAGGGGGCAATGAGAGCGAAGAGAAGAAGGCCTGCCAGTTCAAGCGCTCGCTGCTGCAGAACTGCTCGGGAATCGAGGATCAAACATTTGGCTACTCCAGAGGCCAGCCCTGCATCCTGCTGAAGATGAACCGG atcaTAGGCTACCGCCCTGGCGCTGGGGTCCCCGTGAGCGTGGACTGCAAAGTGCAG AAAGGCAATGAGAGTGACCTGAGGTCAGTGGACTTCTACCCTGGGAATGGCACGTTTGACCTCATGTATTATCCCTACTACGGCAAGATCACACAC GTCAACTACACGTCCCCACTGGTGGCCATGCACTTCACAGATGTGAAGAGGAATTCTTTGGTCCCCATTCAGTGCAGCCTGCACGGGAAAGGGATCGTCAATGACGTTAACAGCGACCGCTTCCTGGGCCGGATCATCTTCATGCTCAGCATCGGGAAGTAG